The proteins below are encoded in one region of Deinococcus seoulensis:
- a CDS encoding Rad52/Rad22 family DNA repair protein, producing MKLSDVQKRLQSPFPAHMVAWKAVAISKDRSRALLLAHIDARAVQDRLDAICPDHWEFSVEVIPGTPIPTVKGRLTVLGVSREDIGQAPDGDLSTLKAAASDALKRCAVHFGIGRYLYDLPRTWGDWDDTKRQPTHTPELPDWARPDHERTPGGAHLMQAMDQLRYELPEDLDLQREVYRHLKAALGSLHPDQQPPLGQPKNGHTGRAA from the coding sequence ATGAAACTGAGCGATGTCCAGAAACGACTCCAGTCCCCGTTTCCCGCTCACATGGTGGCGTGGAAAGCCGTCGCCATCAGCAAGGATCGCAGCCGCGCACTACTCCTGGCCCACATCGACGCCCGCGCCGTTCAGGACCGCCTGGACGCCATCTGCCCAGACCACTGGGAATTCAGCGTGGAAGTCATCCCCGGCACACCCATCCCCACCGTCAAGGGCCGCCTGACCGTCCTGGGCGTCAGCCGCGAGGACATCGGACAGGCCCCGGACGGCGACCTGAGCACCCTGAAAGCCGCCGCCAGCGACGCCCTGAAACGCTGCGCCGTGCACTTCGGCATCGGCCGCTACCTGTACGACCTGCCCCGCACCTGGGGCGACTGGGACGACACCAAACGCCAGCCCACCCACACCCCGGAACTGCCCGACTGGGCGCGCCCCGACCACGAACGCACGCCCGGCGGCGCGCACCTGATGCAGGCCATGGACCAGCTGCGCTACGAACTGCCCGAGGACCTCGACCTGCAACGCGAGGTGTACCGCCACCTGAAAGCCGCGCTGGGCAGCCTGCACCCCGACCAGCAGCCCCCGCTGGGGCAACCGAAGAACGGCCACACCGGACGGGCCGCGTGA
- the hisB gene encoding imidazoleglycerol-phosphate dehydratase HisB: MSRAATVTRTTSETDISVTLDLDTTTYEHPHTGHGFLDHMLDALARHARIGLTVRATGDLHIEPHHLIEDTGITLGQALSQALGDRRGIERYGSAFVPMDETLAHVVLDLSGRAHLAFEPETLNVWGDAGGMTHYHLREFLRGLCNHAGITMHVRLLAGREAHHVIEAIVKAVARALRDAVQVTSQTMPSTKGSL; encoded by the coding sequence ATGAGTCGCGCGGCCACCGTCACCCGAACCACCAGCGAAACCGACATCAGCGTCACGCTGGACCTGGACACCACCACCTACGAGCACCCGCACACCGGGCACGGCTTCCTGGACCACATGCTCGACGCGCTGGCCCGCCACGCCCGCATCGGCCTGACGGTGCGCGCCACCGGCGACCTGCACATCGAACCGCACCACCTGATCGAGGACACCGGCATCACCCTCGGGCAGGCGCTCTCGCAGGCGCTCGGCGACCGCCGGGGCATCGAACGCTACGGCAGTGCCTTCGTGCCCATGGACGAAACGCTGGCGCACGTCGTACTCGACCTGTCGGGCCGCGCACACCTCGCCTTCGAACCCGAGACCCTGAACGTCTGGGGCGACGCGGGCGGCATGACCCACTACCACCTGCGCGAATTCCTGCGCGGCCTGTGCAACCACGCGGGCATCACCATGCACGTCCGGCTCCTCGCGGGCCGCGAGGCTCACCACGTCATCGAGGCCATCGTGAAGGCCGTCGCCCGCGCCCTGCGCGACGCCGTGCAGGTCACCTCGCAGACCATGCCCAGCACCAAGGGCAGCCTGTGA
- a CDS encoding branched-chain amino acid aminotransferase produces the protein MTTHTPRPPVDLDWNTLGFSYIRTDERYLSHWRDGAWDHGTLTLDNVLHISEGSTALHYGQQCFEGLKAYRAADGSINLFRPDQNAARMQASCRRILMPEVSTEQFIDACRQVVKANEHWIPPYGTGGALYLRPYVIGVGDNIGVRTAPEFIFGVFAIPVGAYFKGGLTPHNFITSGMDRAAPHGTGAAKVGGNYAASLLPGAQAKDRHFADAIYLDPATHTKIEEVGAANFFAITRDGQTFITPKSPSILPSITKYSLLWLAEHRLGLNVVEGDVFIDRLDEYAEAGACGTAAVITPIGGIQHEDTFHVFHSETEVGPVTRRLYDELVGIQYGDREAPEGWIVKV, from the coding sequence ATGACCACCCACACCCCCCGCCCGCCCGTGGACCTCGACTGGAACACACTGGGATTCAGTTACATCCGCACCGACGAACGCTACCTCTCGCACTGGCGTGACGGCGCGTGGGACCACGGAACCCTGACCCTCGACAACGTCCTGCACATCAGCGAGGGCAGCACCGCACTGCACTACGGCCAGCAGTGCTTCGAGGGCCTCAAGGCGTACCGCGCCGCCGACGGCAGCATCAACCTCTTCCGCCCCGACCAGAACGCCGCGCGCATGCAGGCCAGCTGCCGCCGTATCCTGATGCCCGAAGTCAGCACCGAACAGTTCATCGACGCCTGCCGTCAGGTCGTGAAAGCCAACGAACACTGGATTCCCCCCTACGGCACGGGCGGCGCGCTGTACCTGCGCCCCTACGTGATCGGCGTGGGCGACAACATCGGCGTGCGCACCGCCCCGGAATTCATCTTCGGGGTGTTCGCCATTCCCGTCGGCGCGTACTTCAAGGGCGGCCTGACCCCCCACAACTTCATCACGTCCGGCATGGACCGCGCCGCGCCGCACGGCACCGGCGCCGCCAAGGTCGGCGGGAACTACGCCGCCAGCCTCCTGCCCGGCGCGCAGGCCAAGGACCGCCACTTCGCGGACGCCATCTACCTCGACCCCGCCACGCACACCAAGATCGAGGAAGTCGGCGCCGCGAACTTCTTCGCCATCACCCGTGACGGCCAGACGTTCATCACGCCCAAATCCCCCAGCATCCTGCCCAGCATCACCAAGTACAGCCTCCTCTGGCTCGCCGAACACCGCCTGGGCCTGAACGTCGTCGAGGGCGACGTGTTCATCGACCGCCTCGACGAGTACGCCGAGGCCGGCGCGTGCGGCACCGCCGCCGTCATCACGCCCATCGGCGGTATCCAGCACGAGGACACCTTCCACGTGTTCCACAGCGAAACCGAGGTCGGCCCCGTCACCCGCCGCCTGTACGACGAACTCGTCGGCATCCAGTACGGCGACCGCGAGGCCCCGGAAGGCTGGATCGTCAAGGTGTAA
- the hisH gene encoding imidazole glycerol phosphate synthase subunit HisH: protein MTAPASERPEVLLLDYGAGNVRSAAKALERAGMTVRVSSDPADVPGARALVVPGQGHFRQVMDAFDSSGFRQPVLDAAAAGTPILGICVGMQMLLEGSEEAPGVAGLGLIPGTVLRFPQDTQRKVPQMGWNSLDKVGDSPLLADLACPAYAYFVHSYYVPLTVEVDAGALTEYGVPFWAALSHGNLHATQFHPEKSGEVGLAILERFRRNVLEG from the coding sequence GTGACCGCCCCCGCCTCCGAACGCCCGGAAGTCCTGCTGCTCGACTACGGCGCCGGGAACGTCCGCAGCGCCGCCAAGGCCCTGGAACGCGCAGGCATGACCGTGCGCGTCAGCAGCGACCCCGCCGACGTGCCCGGCGCCCGCGCGCTGGTCGTGCCCGGCCAGGGGCACTTCCGGCAGGTCATGGACGCCTTCGACAGCAGCGGCTTCCGCCAGCCCGTTCTGGACGCCGCCGCCGCTGGCACGCCCATCCTGGGCATCTGCGTGGGCATGCAGATGCTCCTCGAAGGCAGCGAGGAAGCGCCGGGCGTGGCGGGCCTCGGCCTGATTCCCGGCACCGTCCTGCGCTTCCCTCAGGACACGCAGCGCAAGGTGCCGCAGATGGGCTGGAACAGCCTCGACAAGGTCGGCGACAGCCCCCTGCTGGCGGACCTCGCCTGCCCCGCCTACGCGTACTTCGTGCACTCGTACTACGTGCCCCTGACCGTCGAGGTGGACGCCGGGGCACTCACCGAGTACGGCGTGCCGTTCTGGGCGGCGCTCAGCCACGGCAACCTGCACGCCACGCAGTTCCACCCGGAAAAGAGCGGCGAGGTCGGACTGGCCATCCTCGAACGCTTCCGCCGCAACGTGCTGGAGGGTTGA
- a CDS encoding class I SAM-dependent methyltransferase has translation MPSRLDALIAALYGPVGWPRARGVARRLRPYVPAGSTLLDLGAGTGHTGALLARRGWTVTLADVPPHPGAWGQRLIAHPCARTLARRGGLTRVLFQGRLPFPDGQFGVTLLAFVLHHCPDPLAVLREAARVSGRVIVIEDLEAGGCRPGRAGQWLDALLNLEAGHPHAHRSQADWHALFRAAGLQLHAQEHWTTRPLGVRTGHTLFDLRPAGESRAGERRAGESRAEESPLGEAGRG, from the coding sequence GTGCCGTCCCGTCTGGACGCCCTGATCGCCGCGCTGTACGGCCCGGTCGGCTGGCCCCGCGCCCGGGGGGTCGCGCGCAGACTGCGGCCGTATGTCCCCGCTGGCAGCACCCTGCTGGACCTGGGGGCCGGGACCGGGCACACCGGGGCGCTGCTGGCCCGGCGGGGCTGGACCGTCACCCTGGCGGACGTGCCGCCGCATCCCGGCGCGTGGGGGCAACGCCTGATCGCGCACCCGTGCGCCCGCACGCTGGCGCGGCGCGGCGGCCTGACCCGCGTGCTGTTCCAGGGCCGCCTGCCGTTCCCGGACGGTCAGTTCGGCGTGACGCTGCTGGCGTTCGTGCTGCACCACTGCCCGGACCCGCTGGCCGTGCTGCGCGAGGCGGCGCGCGTCTCGGGCCGCGTGATCGTCATCGAGGACCTGGAGGCGGGTGGGTGCAGGCCGGGCCGCGCCGGACAGTGGCTGGACGCCCTGCTGAACCTGGAGGCCGGGCACCCGCACGCGCACCGCTCGCAGGCCGACTGGCACGCCCTGTTCCGCGCCGCCGGATTGCAGCTGCACGCGCAGGAGCACTGGACGACCCGCCCGCTGGGCGTGCGCACCGGGCACACGCTGTTCGACCTGCGCCCGGCAGGGGAGAGCCGTGCAGGAGAGAGGCGGGCAGGGGAGAGCCGGGCAGAAGAAAGCCCGCTGGGAGAGGCGGGCCGGGGCTGA